In Candidatus Gastranaerophilales bacterium, a single window of DNA contains:
- a CDS encoding tail protein X, with the protein MTEFYSYITKDNDRWDSIAYKFYKDATKYEVIIQANPSVPIKPTLEAGINLKIPVLDEDEQISFELPPWRS; encoded by the coding sequence ATGACGGAATTCTACTCCTACATTACAAAAGACAATGACCGTTGGGATTCGATCGCATATAAGTTCTATAAAGATGCCACAAAATACGAAGTTATTATTCAGGCAAATCCCTCAGTTCCTATTAAACCGACTCTTGAAGCCGGTATCAATCTAAAAATCCCCGTGCTTGATGAAGATGAGCAAATATCATTTGAATTACCTCCTTGGAGAAGTTAA
- a CDS encoding phage tail protein, translating into MFAQLGDIEFELITYFNGMDETVSYNYAEHERIGNKPVLQYMGMNLLEENIKLNFHNSFCTPEEEIKKLKAVANKATPLKFIKGNGEYIGVFVVSEIVSTTEQTSKEGDLISVQVDLRLREYTGKIPEAKKQGGLKKK; encoded by the coding sequence ATGTTTGCACAACTTGGCGATATTGAATTTGAATTAATAACATACTTTAACGGAATGGATGAAACCGTTTCGTATAATTACGCTGAACATGAGCGAATCGGTAACAAGCCTGTTTTGCAGTATATGGGAATGAATCTGCTAGAAGAAAATATCAAGCTGAATTTTCACAATTCTTTTTGTACTCCTGAAGAAGAAATTAAAAAACTGAAAGCAGTTGCAAATAAAGCCACACCGCTGAAATTCATCAAAGGGAATGGCGAATATATCGGAGTTTTTGTTGTGTCTGAAATTGTTTCTACAACGGAGCAGACAAGCAAAGAGGGTGATTTAATTTCTGTCCAAGTCGATTTGAGGCTCAGAGAATACACAGGTAAAATCCCTGAAGCGAAGAAACAAGGGGGATTGAAAAAGAAATGA